One part of the Streptomyces nigra genome encodes these proteins:
- a CDS encoding TetR/AcrR family transcriptional regulator codes for MPSTSPTLTAERILEATEEVLRRHGPAKATVVDVARALGVSHGSVYRHFRTKAALREAVTKRWLDRTTGLLADIAGAPGRDAEVRLREWLAALFAAKRRKAFDDPELFATYSVLTTETAETVVSEHIADLTGQLTAIVRDGVESGVFTAADPAVAAVAVFRATDRFHDPHYAREWEQPGVQDDFDALVGLLLRGLRARD; via the coding sequence ATGCCGTCGACGTCCCCGACCCTGACCGCCGAGCGCATCCTCGAAGCGACCGAGGAGGTGCTGCGCCGCCACGGCCCGGCCAAGGCCACCGTGGTCGACGTCGCCCGCGCGCTCGGCGTCAGCCATGGCAGCGTCTACCGGCACTTCCGCACCAAGGCGGCACTGCGGGAGGCCGTCACCAAGCGCTGGCTGGACCGGACGACGGGACTGCTGGCGGACATCGCGGGCGCGCCCGGCCGCGACGCGGAGGTCCGGTTGCGGGAATGGCTCGCGGCGCTGTTCGCCGCCAAGCGCCGCAAGGCGTTCGACGACCCCGAGCTGTTCGCCACGTACTCGGTGCTGACCACGGAGACCGCCGAGACGGTGGTGAGCGAGCACATCGCCGACCTCACCGGGCAGCTCACCGCGATCGTCCGGGACGGCGTCGAGTCCGGTGTCTTCACCGCCGCGGACCCGGCCGTCGCGGCCGTCGCCGTCTTCCGTGCGACCGACCGCTTCCACGACCCGCACTACGCCCGCGAGTGGGAACAGCCCGGGGTGCAGGACGACTTCGACGCCCTGGTGGGCCTGCTGCTCCGGGGCCTGCGGGCGCGCGACTGA
- a CDS encoding GNAT family N-acetyltransferase, with protein MERPLSDGTVTLSPLGPDDGPAHLAGEDEQLIRWLSGGPGTPEGVAAYLRHCAAQWAEGGSLRAFGIRVEHGRTLAGTIDLRSEAEGLTRGQVNVAYGLYPAWRGRGLATRAVLLVCRYAADVGARAAVIQVEPGNAASVAVARRAGFTPGGQRFADDGTLFDRYVRELS; from the coding sequence ATGGAGAGGCCCCTCTCCGACGGGACGGTCACTCTGTCCCCGCTCGGACCGGACGACGGCCCGGCCCATCTCGCGGGCGAGGACGAGCAGTTGATCCGCTGGCTCAGCGGCGGCCCCGGCACCCCCGAGGGCGTCGCGGCGTATCTGCGGCACTGCGCCGCGCAGTGGGCCGAGGGCGGCTCCCTGCGGGCCTTCGGCATCCGCGTGGAGCACGGCCGGACGCTCGCGGGCACGATCGACCTGCGGTCCGAGGCCGAGGGTCTCACCCGGGGGCAGGTCAACGTCGCCTACGGCCTCTACCCGGCCTGGCGGGGGCGGGGCCTCGCCACCCGGGCCGTCCTGCTGGTCTGCCGGTACGCGGCGGACGTGGGCGCGCGGGCGGCCGTGATCCAGGTCGAGCCGGGCAACGCGGCGTCCGTCGCCGTGGCCCGCCGGGCGGGGTTCACACCCGGCGGGCAGCGGTTCGCGGACGACGGGACGCTGTTCGACCGGTACGTCAGGGAGCTGTCCTGA
- a CDS encoding aldo/keto reductase: MTMRTRPLGTTGPQVSALGLGCMGMSALYGDADRTESIATIHAALDAGVTLLDTGDFYGMGHNELLIGEALRTAPAQLREKAQVSVKFGALRGPDGEWSGFDGRPAAVKNFAAYSLQRLGVDHIDVYRISRLDPEVPIEETVGAIAELIEKGHVRHVGLSEVGAETIRRAAATAPVTDLQIEYSLISRGIEKEILPTTRELGISITAYGVLSRGLISGHFTRDRQLAAQDFRAHSPRFQGDNLRHNLDLVDALRKIAERKGVSVAQIAIAWVLSRGEDIVPLVGARTRERLTESLGALDVTLDEADLTAIEEAVPPGAAAGDRYPAPQMAHLGTE; encoded by the coding sequence ATGACGATGCGAACCCGACCCCTAGGAACCACCGGCCCCCAGGTCTCCGCCCTCGGCCTCGGCTGCATGGGCATGTCGGCGCTCTACGGCGACGCGGACCGGACCGAGTCGATCGCCACGATCCACGCCGCCCTGGACGCCGGCGTCACCCTGCTCGACACGGGCGACTTCTACGGCATGGGCCACAACGAACTCCTGATCGGCGAGGCCCTGCGCACGGCACCCGCACAGCTGCGCGAGAAGGCGCAGGTCAGCGTGAAGTTCGGCGCGCTGCGCGGCCCCGACGGCGAATGGAGCGGCTTCGACGGCCGGCCCGCCGCCGTGAAGAACTTCGCCGCGTACTCCCTGCAGCGCCTCGGCGTCGACCACATCGACGTCTACCGGATCTCCCGGCTCGACCCCGAGGTCCCCATCGAGGAGACGGTGGGCGCCATCGCCGAACTGATCGAGAAGGGCCACGTCCGGCACGTCGGCCTCAGCGAGGTCGGCGCCGAGACGATCCGCCGCGCCGCCGCCACCGCGCCCGTCACCGACCTCCAGATCGAGTACTCCCTGATCTCCCGCGGCATCGAGAAGGAGATCCTGCCCACCACCCGTGAGCTGGGCATCTCCATCACCGCCTACGGTGTGCTCTCCCGCGGCCTGATCTCCGGGCACTTCACCCGCGACCGGCAGCTCGCCGCACAGGACTTCCGGGCGCACTCGCCCCGCTTCCAGGGCGACAACCTCCGGCACAACCTCGACCTCGTCGACGCGCTGCGGAAGATCGCCGAGCGCAAGGGCGTATCCGTCGCCCAGATCGCCATCGCCTGGGTGCTCTCCCGGGGCGAGGACATCGTGCCCCTCGTCGGCGCCCGCACCCGCGAGCGGCTCACCGAGTCCCTGGGCGCGCTCGACGTCACCCTGGACGAGGCGGACCTCACGGCGATCGAGGAGGCGGTGCCGCCGGGCGCCGCGGCCGGCGACCGCTACCCCGCCCCGCAGATGGCCCACCTGGGGACCGAGTAG
- a CDS encoding chitinase — MLRRALRVLAAALTTAALAQLPVAAPASAADTCAVKPKPAGKVLQGYWENWDGAANGVHPPFGWTPITDSRIARHGYNVINAAFPVIRSDGTALWEDGMDSGVKVATPAEMCAAKAAGATILMSIGGATAGIDLNSTAVADRFVDTIGPILKRYNFDGIDIDIETGLTGSGNIGQLSASQANLIRIIDGILARMPSGFGLTMAPETAYVTGGSVVYGSIWGAYLPIIKKYADNGRLWWLNMQYYNGSMYGCSGDSYQAGTVQGFVAQTDCLDKGLVVQGTTIRVPYDKQVPGLPAQPGAGGGHMSPSQVGEAWRHYGGALKGLMTWSLNWDGSKNWTFGDNVKALQGR; from the coding sequence ATGCTCCGCCGCGCCCTGCGCGTCCTCGCCGCAGCGCTGACGACCGCCGCGCTCGCCCAACTCCCCGTCGCCGCCCCGGCGTCCGCCGCCGACACCTGTGCCGTGAAGCCGAAACCGGCCGGCAAGGTGCTCCAGGGCTACTGGGAGAACTGGGACGGCGCCGCCAACGGCGTCCACCCGCCGTTCGGCTGGACCCCGATCACCGACTCCCGTATCGCGCGGCACGGCTACAACGTGATCAACGCGGCGTTCCCCGTCATCCGCTCCGACGGCACGGCGCTGTGGGAGGACGGCATGGACAGCGGCGTGAAGGTGGCCACCCCCGCGGAGATGTGCGCGGCCAAGGCCGCCGGCGCCACGATCCTGATGTCGATCGGCGGCGCCACCGCCGGTATCGACCTCAACTCGACGGCGGTGGCGGACCGGTTCGTCGACACGATCGGCCCGATCCTCAAGCGGTACAACTTCGACGGCATCGACATCGACATCGAGACGGGCCTGACCGGCAGCGGGAACATCGGGCAGCTGTCGGCCTCGCAGGCCAACCTCATCCGGATCATCGACGGAATCCTGGCCCGGATGCCGTCCGGCTTCGGCCTGACGATGGCCCCGGAGACGGCGTACGTCACGGGCGGCAGCGTCGTCTACGGCTCGATCTGGGGCGCCTATCTGCCCATCATCAAGAAGTACGCCGACAACGGGCGCCTGTGGTGGCTGAACATGCAGTACTACAACGGCAGCATGTACGGCTGCTCCGGCGACTCCTACCAGGCCGGCACCGTCCAGGGCTTCGTCGCCCAGACCGACTGTCTCGACAAGGGCCTTGTAGTGCAGGGCACGACGATCAGGGTCCCCTACGACAAGCAGGTGCCGGGCCTGCCCGCGCAGCCCGGCGCGGGCGGCGGCCACATGTCGCCGTCCCAGGTCGGCGAGGCCTGGCGGCACTACGGCGGTGCGCTCAAGGGCCTGATGACCTGGTCGCTGAACTGGGACGGCTCGAAGAACTGGACCTTCGGCGACAACGTCAAGGCCCTGCAAGGCCGTTGA